A single genomic interval of uncultured Sphaerochaeta sp. harbors:
- a CDS encoding alpha-L-fucosidase, whose protein sequence is MGTPEVWWQEAKFGMFIHYGLYSMLAGEYNGNRTDNIAEWIMHDLDIPREEYRKLAQSFTADEFNLEEIVLLAKRAGMKYVVLTSKHHEGFALYDSAVSDYTSMRAAPCKRDFVRELKDACQKHGLRFGLYYSQAQDWDDPDACRDGFGPEGKDFDQYLQNKCLPQITELLTNYGQIDLLWLDTPMYMTKEQSETIRSLVKRLQPHCMISGRIGNGLGDYMTTGDNFLPALPYPGAFEVPATINNTWGYNAFDTRWKSPKQILKSLVKIVSRGGNYLLNIGPMGSGKIPEPSIAVLEAVGQFMQKNAESIYSTKTLPLYPYDIDWGFFTAKKGKLFLHIFEEKEQAYLLNIANTPVRCYRLSDGLELKLKIRVTCEGDSSWLINLPPREDDEVDQVICIELAEDDVLFEPIRG, encoded by the coding sequence ATGGGAACACCAGAGGTATGGTGGCAAGAAGCTAAATTCGGCATGTTTATCCATTATGGATTGTATTCGATGCTTGCCGGTGAATATAACGGGAACCGAACAGACAATATTGCGGAATGGATTATGCACGATCTCGATATTCCCAGAGAGGAGTATCGTAAACTCGCTCAGTCCTTTACTGCAGATGAATTCAATCTTGAAGAGATTGTCCTTCTTGCGAAAAGGGCGGGAATGAAATATGTGGTACTTACCAGCAAACACCATGAAGGATTTGCTCTATACGATTCCGCAGTAAGCGACTATACGAGCATGAGAGCCGCCCCTTGCAAGAGAGATTTTGTAAGGGAGTTGAAAGATGCATGTCAAAAACATGGTCTGCGATTTGGGTTGTACTATTCCCAAGCACAGGATTGGGACGATCCTGATGCCTGTAGAGACGGATTTGGACCGGAGGGAAAGGATTTTGACCAATACCTACAAAACAAATGCCTACCCCAGATAACTGAACTCCTGACAAACTATGGCCAGATAGATCTTCTGTGGCTCGATACGCCCATGTATATGACCAAGGAACAGTCAGAAACTATCAGGAGCCTAGTAAAACGGTTGCAGCCCCACTGCATGATCAGTGGAAGGATCGGCAACGGCCTGGGTGATTACATGACCACTGGAGACAACTTCCTTCCTGCCCTTCCCTATCCTGGTGCCTTCGAGGTTCCTGCCACCATCAACAATACCTGGGGATACAATGCATTCGATACCCGTTGGAAGAGTCCAAAGCAGATTTTGAAGTCACTGGTCAAGATTGTCAGTCGTGGTGGCAATTATCTTCTGAACATCGGCCCTATGGGAAGCGGGAAGATTCCAGAACCCAGTATTGCAGTATTGGAGGCTGTTGGCCAGTTCATGCAGAAAAATGCAGAGAGCATCTACAGCACGAAGACGTTGCCCCTCTATCCTTATGATATCGACTGGGGATTCTTTACTGCCAAGAAGGGAAAACTGTTCCTTCATATCTTTGAAGAAAAGGAGCAAGCATACTTGCTCAATATTGCCAATACACCGGTTCGTTGCTACAGACTTTCCGATGGACTGGAATTGAAACTGAAGATTCGGGTCACCTGTGAAGGGGACTCAAGCTGGCTCATCAATCTACCTCCGAGGGAAGATGATGAAGTAGACCAAGTCATCTGTATTGAGCTCGCAGAGGATGACGTACTATTTGAACCTATCAGGGGATGA
- a CDS encoding FCD domain-containing protein: MSTMPITQSFKPIAKDSLYEKVTDAIISYIYRNGLKIGDKLPGERQLALELEVGRNSVRQGLCQLEENGIITRMVGKGAFVKREVTADSVELKLMRVDYQDLLEIKINIEELAIKRAVEHATDEQIARLREIGEELNNLAKAGTFSHTLDKKFHTALLECAGSPTLTQMVLSLVDSLDSYTKVLGNVSDIWVKTIPFHLDIVSALEQRQVSYAIAAHQYIYHYDMEVLNGLAEKTEPKAN, translated from the coding sequence ATGAGTACGATGCCTATTACCCAATCATTCAAACCAATTGCAAAGGATTCGTTATACGAAAAAGTTACGGATGCTATCATCAGCTACATCTACCGCAATGGATTGAAGATCGGTGACAAACTACCAGGAGAACGTCAATTGGCCCTGGAGCTTGAGGTAGGGAGGAACTCCGTACGTCAGGGACTTTGCCAACTTGAAGAGAACGGCATCATCACCAGAATGGTGGGAAAGGGTGCTTTTGTTAAGCGAGAGGTTACTGCAGACTCCGTAGAACTCAAACTCATGCGTGTCGATTACCAAGACCTGTTGGAAATCAAGATCAACATCGAAGAACTGGCAATCAAAAGGGCTGTGGAGCATGCAACAGATGAGCAAATTGCTCGCTTAAGGGAAATCGGGGAGGAACTGAACAACCTGGCAAAGGCCGGGACATTCTCTCATACGTTGGACAAGAAGTTCCACACCGCTCTCCTGGAATGTGCAGGCAGCCCCACACTCACACAGATGGTCCTCTCCTTGGTGGACTCCCTGGACAGTTACACAAAGGTCCTGGGGAATGTCTCTGATATTTGGGTCAAGACCATCCCGTTCCATCTCGATATCGTATCGGCCTTGGAACAAAGACAAGTTTCCTATGCAATAGCTGCGCACCAATATATCTATCACTATGATATGGAAGTTCTAAACGGTCTCGCAGAAAAAACAGAACCAAAAGCAAACTAA
- a CDS encoding carbohydrate ABC transporter permease: protein MKNYRIAKQIGNLGRALILLFFLLLVLMPIYWMAITSFKTNSEIIDTQTVTYYPHETTTDNYVQLFELYDYKSMLVNSLIVSVSTGLCITMLSILGGYGLARYSFGGKTTMLLFFLVTQMIPLILVIIPLYVIFAKMGIINTRLSLFLFYLIANLPFCVITMRSFFERIPYTLEEAAYVDGCSKMMTLVRIILPVMFPGIVAVFVFAFIGAWNELIAGTIFINTSNLWTIPVGLKSLIGKYDVKWGVLMAGGMCALLPTAIMFAFMQKFVVEGLTAGAVKE, encoded by the coding sequence ATGAAGAACTATAGAATTGCAAAACAAATCGGTAATCTTGGAAGAGCGCTCATCCTGCTTTTTTTCCTGCTTCTGGTACTGATGCCGATCTATTGGATGGCGATCACCTCCTTCAAGACGAATTCTGAGATTATTGACACACAGACGGTCACTTACTATCCACATGAAACAACTACTGACAATTATGTACAGTTATTTGAGTTATACGACTACAAGAGTATGCTGGTTAATAGTCTGATCGTGTCAGTCTCCACAGGTTTGTGCATCACCATGCTCTCCATACTCGGTGGGTACGGACTTGCCAGATACTCCTTCGGAGGAAAGACAACTATGCTGCTCTTCTTCCTCGTCACGCAGATGATTCCACTTATCCTTGTAATCATTCCACTGTATGTGATCTTTGCAAAGATGGGCATTATCAATACGAGGCTGAGCCTATTCCTGTTCTACCTCATCGCAAACCTCCCTTTCTGTGTCATCACCATGCGGAGTTTCTTTGAGCGGATCCCCTATACACTGGAAGAAGCAGCGTATGTGGATGGATGTTCCAAGATGATGACGTTGGTACGGATCATTCTTCCGGTCATGTTCCCTGGCATTGTTGCTGTCTTTGTGTTTGCATTCATTGGAGCCTGGAATGAGCTGATTGCCGGCACCATTTTCATCAACACGAGCAATCTCTGGACGATCCCGGTCGGATTGAAGTCCTTGATCGGAAAATATGATGTAAAATGGGGAGTGCTTATGGCCGGCGGCATGTGTGCACTGCTTCCAACTGCAATCATGTTCGCGTTCATGCAGAAATTCGTAGTGGAAGGGTTGACCGCAGGAGCAGTAAAAGAATGA